The Flavobacterium johnsoniae UW101 genomic interval AGGGCGATTAGCTCAGCTGGTTCAGAGCACCTCGTTTACACCGAGGGGGTCGGGGGTTCGAACCCCTCATCGCCCACAAAATTCCAAAACTCCAAAGTCATATGATTTTGGAGTTTTTTGCTTTATATACATTTTATGAATTTTATTGTTTATATATTATTTAGTGAAAGCAAAAATAAATTCTATAGCTGTTTCAGAGCATTCCGATTTTTCATCGGAAGTGGTCGGGGGTTCGAACCTTCCGATGAAAAATCGGAACAAGCTATCATCGCCCACAAAAAAACTCCTTAAGAAATTAAGGAGTTTTTTTATATATTTACTTGAGTATTAGAATTGGAAAAGTTTGACAAACAGTATGGAACAAAATATTTTATCTTTTTTTTCTAAAAACACTTGCAAATACAAAATCTAGCTGTATATTTGCACTCGCAATCACAAACGATAGCAGCCTAGTAAAATAGGGCGATTAGCTCAGCTGGTTCAGAGCACCTCGTTTACACCGAGGGGGTCGGGGGTTCGAACCCCTCATCGCCCACAAAATTCCAAAACTCCAAAGTCTTATGATTTTGGAGTTTTTTTTTATAAAATAATTTTAAAGAGGAATTCAATATTTCAAAATAATAAACTATTTAGAATATGTTGCAAAAGGGATATTTTACGGGGATGTTTTTTTATCTTTGAAATTGATATTTTAATCAGGATAATTTTATCTTTAAAACTTGAGAAACTAATACTCATTTATGGAACAGAAAATTCATCAGGGAAGAAACGTTAAACGTTTCAGAGAAATGTTAGGCATAAAACAAGAAGCATTGGCTTATGATCTGGGAGAAGACTGGAGCCAGAAGAAAATTTCTATGCTGGAGCAGAAAGATATAATAGAAGATAATGTACTTAAACTAATATCTAATTCTTTAAAAATTCCTGTTGAAGCTTTTCAAAATTTTAATGAAGAGCAAGCCGTGAATATTATTTCTAATACTTTTAATGATCAATCTAACGGCTATAATTATTATCCAACATTTAATGTAAATCCAATAGAAAAATGGATAGAAGCCTTAGAAGAAATTAAAAGATTAAATTCAGAACTTTTAAAATCTAAAGATGAACATATAAAGGTTTTAGAAAAACTAGCAAAAGATAAATAAGTTTTTGTAAAAAAAATAAATTAAAAAAAAGAGACCTTAAAAGTCTCTTTTTTTTATTACTTCAAATCTACTTTTAAAAGTGCTGCGTAAAGCTCATTTAAATAAGTCTGCTGTTTTTCATCATCTTTAAAATAGCGCTGATAAAGAACACTGCAGTCATTTACATCAGCAATATTTTGTTTGTTAAAAGACCAGTCGTCGGTATTTTTTATTGTAATTCCCAAATCATTACTGCAATTCTGCCATAATTCAGAAAATTTCGTTTTTTTATCCTCACTCAATTCATCAAATTTAGCATAAACCGTATAGCCGCGCATTTCAGAATTAAAAAACTTATTGATTGATGTTATAGGAACACCGCCCCAATTTATGGTTTGTCCGGCAGGAAACTCAATTTCTATAAGCCTTTGCTCACTCATCATTTTATCTTGTTTTCCTTCTAAAAACATACGTTCTTCATACACCAATTTTGTTCCCTTAGGCACTGTTATTTTTTTAACCACCACAGGTTCTGTTGTAATAAAATAAGGGTAATTGGGCGCAGAATTTCCGCCTGTTGGATTCATGTTGCCTATACATCCGGTTAAAATTAATGTCAGCAGTGAAGAGAATTTTCTGAAAAGTTTCATAAACGATAATTGTGTATAAAGCGAATATAAGAAATATCTCTATTTCTAATCAATTAAAATTCAAAAGGATAATTACATATAAAATGCTTAATTTTAATCTATTAACGATTTTACAAAAAACTAAATATTATGAAAACCAGAATGATATGGGCAAATTTAGCCACTAACGATATACAAAAAACAATTCAGTTTTATACTGCTTTGGGCTTTAAACAGAACGGAAAAGAAACAAGCGAATTAGTAAGTTTTGCATTTGCCGACAGCAATTTTATAATTAACTTTTTTACCGCTAAAAGGTTTGAATGGGCTTTAAAAGGCAAGCCTGTCAACACAGAAACTGAAAATGAAATTATCTTTTCGTTATCTGCAGACAGCAGGGAAGAAGTCGATTTATGGCTGGAAAAAGTAAAAAAAGCCGGAGGCGTAATTTTCTCTGAACCCGAAGATTTTGAAGTAGGCTACACTTTTGGTTTTACTGATCCTGACGGACATAAATTCAACTTTTTATATTGGCCTGGAATGTAGTTTTTATAACCTAATTATTCTCAACCAATTCAATATCCATCGTTTTTATCAAACCATTTTGAAAAGTATAAACATGTTTTACGAATCCGTCAAATAGTATATTGTTTTGAAGATCCTTTACGTTTTGATGTACTTTTACTTCAAGACTGCCATTTTCTCTTTGATTAAAACCAACTGGGTCAACCTTTGGATTAATTTCAGTCCATTGTCTGGTCCAGTATTTTTTAATTTCATCGTGTCCGCTTATGTAACCGCCTTCCCAGGCTTTAGACCATTGCACATCTGGCTGCATCGTAGATAATGCATTGTCTATTTTTCTTTCATTAAAGGCTGTATAAGCTTTTGCAATTACTTCTTCAAATTGATTTGCCATGATTTGCGGTTTTAATTTGTTCCTGCAACGAATATAAACATTATTTAAGTGCTGTTATTTACTCAACTGTAAACTTTTCATTTTTGCAGTCAATAGTAAGTTTATGATTCAAAAAGATTTTATTTCCAATCATTCCCTGCATTCCTGAACGTTTCATCAAAAAAGTCTGTATTTTAGAAACTCCTTCAATATAAGTTACTTCGGATATTTTCAATTTTGTTTTTCCAAATAGCATTTCTTTATTGGCTGGAGCCGAAATAACACGCAGTATATTTCCCCATGAATTTCCTTTTTCAGTTTTAATGCTGCCGTTTTTCGTTTTATATTTCTGCCATTCTTCTTTATTTACAATCAATTCATAACCGCTTGTACCTGAATCGTAAAGTAATTTTAAATTTTGATTATCAATTTTGGCTGGAAAAAGAAGTTTACGTTTTTTAAATTCAAATTTAAAAGCTTTATTGCTAATGTTTTTTTCATTAAAAGAACTCGTATTATTAACAAAATCAAGTATAACAGTTCGCTTTTCTGCTAAATCGGTTCCAATTGTGCCTATAATGTTTACAGCATTTGAGGTTTTAGTATCGACCTTTTTTCCATAATCTAATAATTGGAATTTTTCTGATGAAACAATCAGATTTCCTAATTTAAAATCCAGCAGAATCTCTTTTGATTCCTGATTAAAACGAATTTGTTTGGGAAGTTTTTGCTTAATTGACTGCAATGATTTTTTGTAAAATACAGTAACCGGCGAGCCAAGATCGAGCTGCATATAAAATGTTTCCTTAACGCCTTTTATTTGAACGGGGAGAAGCAAAGCAGAATAAGGATTTTCTGCTTCCGAAACCCATTTTAAAGGAATATTATCAGCGTTTCCGTAAACTTTGAGATAATTTTGAGGAGGACTGAATTTTTTGTCAAAATAAAAATAACCCGCAGTTAATGACAGAATAATAAGGACAGCAAAAGTCAAAACGATTTTCTTAATTAGTTTCATTACAATTTTTTGATGCAATATTGCGAATTGTAACAGAAACAGACTGTAAAATAGATATGACTTTTATACGTCAATTTTACGACAGCGTTTACAAAATACTGTATTTCAGCTTTATATATAAATCTGATTTTTGAGTTAAGCTTAATCCGTTTTTAAAAATTATAAAAACATTCAGAGCTTTTAAGAGTACTAAAAATACAAGAAACAAAGGAAATTTTATAGCAAATGCTTTTTGAATAAACGGACTTACCAGCATTAATGTGCCCAAAATAAAAGTATAAATAATTTGAACCATCAAAATATTTTTTCCCAGTTCTTTGGCCTTTGCTTCTTTTGATTTATACGTTAAAATAGAAGGGAAAATAATGTTGCCAAACGGGATAATAAGAGAAGACAAAGCCGAAAAATTA includes:
- a CDS encoding helix-turn-helix domain-containing protein, which produces MEQKIHQGRNVKRFREMLGIKQEALAYDLGEDWSQKKISMLEQKDIIEDNVLKLISNSLKIPVEAFQNFNEEQAVNIISNTFNDQSNGYNYYPTFNVNPIEKWIEALEEIKRLNSELLKSKDEHIKVLEKLAKDK
- a CDS encoding VOC family protein, translating into MKTRMIWANLATNDIQKTIQFYTALGFKQNGKETSELVSFAFADSNFIINFFTAKRFEWALKGKPVNTETENEIIFSLSADSREEVDLWLEKVKKAGGVIFSEPEDFEVGYTFGFTDPDGHKFNFLYWPGM
- a CDS encoding nuclear transport factor 2 family protein, yielding MANQFEEVIAKAYTAFNERKIDNALSTMQPDVQWSKAWEGGYISGHDEIKKYWTRQWTEINPKVDPVGFNQRENGSLEVKVHQNVKDLQNNILFDGFVKHVYTFQNGLIKTMDIELVENN
- a CDS encoding helix-turn-helix domain-containing protein: MKTKVQILREENHLTQTELAEKSGLSLRTIQRIEAGNILKGFTLKALAESFEVKPEDLILDADKIDSDIKRAKLINFSALSSLIIPFGNIIFPSILTYKSKEAKAKELGKNILMVQIIYTFILGTLMLVSPFIQKAFAIKFPLFLVFLVLLKALNVFIIFKNGLSLTQKSDLYIKLKYSIL